A segment of the Arachis hypogaea cultivar Tifrunner chromosome 5, arahy.Tifrunner.gnm2.J5K5, whole genome shotgun sequence genome:
AGATGGGAATATTTTATTatcatgtttgtttcaaagtttaaaaatatattcttagataaattttattttctggaatcAAAATATcactaatttcattttcatctctctcTGATTATCTTTAATTTCAATGAGAATGGAATgtctataacaaaataaaaaaatcaaaatacccTTGCTAATTTaacttttttcctctttttttagatttttttcccAACTCATTTCATCAAAAAACCAAACCTTAGCAGAGAGAGTCCTTCCTCCATGAAAACCAAATCTTAGGGAGTTTTTTTCTACAAATTCATGGAGGTCCCACCGGCGTGGCACCGCTTCGCCACCGATTTGCATGACCACCGCACTCTTTGTTTGTATTCGTGTTAATCATCACAACTCACCTCGGTTCCCTGCGACTGCATTTTCGCCGCCATCGTCGCAACTCTTCGAATCCTTCGCGTTGTGTGGAAGTGTCTGCCTCTCTCCATCTGAGCTCGGTTGCTCTCGCCTGCTTGAGTTGTGCTTTCTGTTTGTGTCGTCTCCCTTCACCCCTCTCCCTCCTCGCAATAACCATCAAAACACAGAATCTTTTTCAAGCACAGGGATTTTAACGGTTAGCGATGTATGGCTTTCTGCTAAAATTTGTGGTTTGACATTGTTTATGTTtggatttttatttgttatttatttttttactgaaCTCTTCTATTAGAATATGGCATATATATTTGTACATATTATGGTAGATTGAATCATACGTTGAATGCTGAAGTTATAAAACAGAGTTGTTTTTTTCTactgattttattttcaatcacATGAAATTGATAGACATATATTTTGCTGATTCTGTTTTTTCTGCTGAGGTTATAAGACATATATTTGtcctttgaatattttttttccaaTATTCCCCCCCTTTCAGGAATAATTATTGTATACTGTAATGATTCCATTCATATTACATAAATGAACTAAATTTGACAATTTAAAGCTATGAAAGAACACTTATTTATTCACCGTTGCTAAGAGAGAAAAATTTGTTAGCTTTCCTGGAAAGATGAATCGATTTTACTAAttcattttttcaattttcacttttatttcaatTGATTATGAgatcatttcaaattttcaatacataaATATCAGAATATGTACCATATGAATCTCACCCCACATGTTCATATTCTTTTGGTTTTAGTGATTATCTTAGTTGTTGAATTATGTAGAATCTTACAGCTTTACAAATGGTTGATATGACTTGAGTTATTGTCATTTGCTTGTTATAGATAACAATTTAAGAATTTCTCTCTAAATATTGATAATTAGTGTGACTGTTTTACTTCCTACTGATGCCTTTTTTTGCTGCTATTAATTTACATTGGGAtgtattttatcatattttttcttatattagATATAAAGCATGCTTTTTCCAAAGtgcttattagttattaatttgtaAATGAAAAATTGTcttatttgtgttattttctgCTTATTAATCTATAGAGAATGGAAGAAAATTCTCAACCTGATTCAAAGCAAACTAAGCACGAAGATACAAAACTAGTTGAGTGTTTGGTGGAGCTTGCAACTACTTCTTGAAAGTGTGGCAATGACACATTCAAATCTGATTATGAAAAACATTTGAAAAAAATGCTTTATAAAAAGATCCCTCGATGTGATCTTAAGGTACAATATTTTAACATAATACTTGCTTTTCTTGTTTATAATTGTATAGTTTGTTAATTTACAATATAAAAATGCATTTTTGAATGAATTGTGGTGCCATTTATGCTATGTATAGACTAATTCACACATTGAATCAAGGGTAAAATTGCTTAAGAGACCATATTTTGCAATAGTTGAGATGATGAGCACGGCTGGGAGTGGATTTGGTTGGAACGACAAAGATAAAATAATTGTAGTGAAACGACAAATTTTCAATGAATGGAAAAGTGTAAATTCTAAACAACTTtcttaattcaattttatttatcttaacttttaaatatttattgcttacttatttttcttttaatttcagtcTCATCCTAATGCTAACGGCCTCTACAATAAACCATTTCCACATTTTGAAGAGTTGGAAATAACATTTGGTAGAGATAGAGCTCAAGGAGGCAATGAAGAAAATGTAACTCAAGCAGTTGCTACTATAGAGACTAAGCGCGAAGTAAACTTGAATGATCGACAAGTGAATGAAAACCCCCAAGCAAATTTGGAAGAGACTGAAATTGAATATGAAGCTGATTCTCAAGTACGTAAGTAATTGACTCTAGTTCATGTAGATAAATTCACTTATTTTTGACCCTATTATTGTGTACTTCCTTAAATTTTGGAGTGATTTTTCGTTAGTTCAATAGttcctatttttttattcttagttagTTCAACAAGTACTTCCTTAAATCTTGGTTCTtgattcacttattcatatattattcttCACTTGAAGagcaattttttatttcaaagttGTGTTAATCACTCGAGTCTAAAGTTTTAAGTATAGGGTGTAACACAATTTCATTGATTGAAGAAAAAAAGATCAGTTAGAGTCTTAGAGATATTAAAGGTGTTTCTACTTCATGGCAAATTCATTTGAAATTGTAGGAACACTTTCATATgtctaattgattttttttttttcaatcaataaaaTTATGTTACATCCTATATTTAAAACTTTAGTCTCGAGTGAGTAGGgacaactttaaaataaaaaattgctctATAAAGGAAGAATAATATATGAATCAAGAATCAAGAAATATTAACTATTGAACTAAcgaagaatgaaagaaaaaatataactATTGGACTAATGAAGAATCACTCTGAAATTCAAAAAAGTACACAATAGCTGAGTCAATAATAAgtgaatttatatacataaactaGAGTCAATTGTTTACGTACTTGAGAATCAGCTTCATATTCAATTTCTGTCTCTTCCAAATTTGGTTGGGTATTTTTATTCACTTGCCGATCACTCAAGTTTGCTTCGCTCTCAGCTTCCATAGTAGCAACTGCTTGAGTTACATTTTCTAACATTGCCTCCTTGAGCCATATTTCTACCAAATGCTATTTCCAACTTTTCAAAATGTGAAAATGATTTATTGTAGAGGTCATTAACATTAGGATGAgactgaaattaaaagaaaataagcataaatattaaaaaattaaaaataaataaaattgaattaaaaaaagttGTTTAGAATTTACACTATtccatttattaaaaatttttggcttCATTACAATCATTTTATCTTTGTAATTCCAACTAAATCCACTCCCAGCCGTGCCCATCATTTCAACTATTGCAAAATATTATCTCTTAAGCAAATTCACCCTTGATTCAATGTGTGGATTAGCCTAAACATAGCATAACAATTTAGAATTAttacttctaaaactaaattcAATAAACTGAATTTTGATACAATGACCCCACAATTCATCCAAAAAAGCATTCTATTGTAAATTAACAAACTATACAATTATAACACAGctatataattataaatg
Coding sequences within it:
- the LOC114927781 gene encoding uncharacterized protein, with the translated sequence MLYKKIPRCDLKTNSHIESRVKLLKRPYFAIVEMMSTAGSGFGWNDKDKIIVVKRQIFNEWKSSHPNANGLYNKPFPHFEELEITFGRDRAQGGNEENVTQAVATIETKREVNLNDRQVNENPQANLEETEIEYEADSQVRK